Proteins found in one Desulfovibrio gilichinskyi genomic segment:
- a CDS encoding DegV family protein, with amino-acid sequence MQLERISKIQYVDGVRFRRGVVAAASRLIANSPHLDAINVFPVPDGDTGANMAGTMRSIVKSSGDSLEKSLEKMSALIAESALNGAKGNSGAILAQFLCGFAEGVKDMRRLSPSDFARVASLAARRSCEAISDPKDGTIISVIKDWAAHLSSRSHEYKDFHHIFSDSLNYAQKSVKATTEKLAELKSAGVVDAGALGFVYLLEGIVDFLENGKIKECFIADNDPLYTVDGVQNKVAVEKLEYRYCTEFLLKGSGIDKKTVRNAISGMGDSLIVAGLPDCVKVHIHTNDPDSVENIVSCFATVDKRKVDDMLVQHKRLLADSRKVGIITDSTCDIPDELIEEYDIRVVPLRLTIDGHEYIDHVTLAPEDFYRMLPHAEKALTSQPSPGDMKRVYSRACADYESVVSVHIAGVLSGTHQNALTVCRDYDNVTAFDGKRVTGALALSVLEAARAAERGASASEVAVITEKAIKNVRVFVTMDTLDYVVKGGRISKGQGLIAKALNIKPIIEFAGEGHVCTVSKSFGRKLQEKAFIRLISEALQGKSNLRYAITHADAPEKAERIAAIMKQKYGVDPVFIGAASPVIGLHSGPGACAVAFLADN; translated from the coding sequence ATGCAATTAGAAAGAATATCAAAAATTCAGTATGTTGACGGTGTACGTTTTCGTAGAGGTGTTGTTGCCGCTGCAAGCCGCCTCATTGCGAATTCACCGCATCTTGATGCGATCAATGTTTTTCCTGTCCCTGATGGTGATACCGGTGCGAATATGGCCGGAACCATGCGTAGCATAGTTAAATCTTCAGGAGATTCGCTGGAAAAATCGCTTGAAAAGATGAGTGCTTTGATTGCTGAGTCTGCGTTAAATGGAGCAAAGGGTAATTCCGGAGCAATTTTAGCGCAGTTTTTGTGTGGTTTTGCTGAAGGTGTAAAGGATATGAGAAGACTTTCACCTTCGGATTTTGCCAGAGTTGCATCGCTTGCCGCCCGCCGTTCGTGTGAAGCTATTTCCGATCCTAAAGACGGTACAATAATAAGTGTTATTAAAGACTGGGCCGCACATTTGAGTTCCAGATCGCATGAATACAAAGATTTTCACCATATTTTTTCTGACTCACTTAATTATGCTCAAAAATCGGTGAAGGCGACAACTGAAAAGCTGGCTGAACTGAAGTCTGCCGGAGTTGTTGATGCCGGAGCCTTGGGATTTGTGTACCTTCTTGAGGGAATTGTTGATTTTCTTGAAAATGGTAAAATTAAAGAGTGTTTCATTGCTGATAATGATCCGCTGTATACAGTAGACGGTGTTCAGAATAAGGTTGCAGTAGAGAAACTGGAATACAGATATTGTACCGAGTTCCTGCTTAAAGGATCCGGCATTGATAAAAAAACAGTTCGGAATGCTATTTCAGGTATGGGTGACAGTCTTATTGTCGCAGGATTACCTGATTGTGTGAAAGTACATATCCATACTAATGATCCTGACAGTGTTGAAAATATTGTCTCCTGCTTTGCAACCGTTGATAAACGTAAAGTTGATGATATGCTGGTTCAGCATAAACGTTTACTTGCTGATTCCCGCAAAGTTGGAATTATAACAGACAGTACTTGTGACATTCCTGATGAACTCATTGAAGAGTATGATATACGGGTAGTCCCGCTTAGACTCACAATTGACGGGCATGAATATATTGATCATGTCACTCTGGCTCCTGAAGATTTTTACAGAATGCTTCCTCATGCTGAAAAAGCACTTACCTCCCAGCCTTCTCCCGGTGATATGAAAAGAGTTTATTCGAGAGCTTGCGCCGACTATGAAAGTGTCGTTTCCGTGCATATCGCCGGAGTGCTCAGTGGAACTCATCAAAACGCTCTTACTGTGTGCAGGGACTATGATAACGTTACAGCTTTTGACGGCAAACGGGTAACCGGAGCATTGGCCCTTTCTGTTCTGGAGGCTGCCCGCGCAGCTGAACGAGGCGCATCCGCTTCGGAAGTTGCCGTGATTACGGAAAAAGCTATTAAAAACGTTAGAGTTTTTGTCACGATGGATACTCTTGATTATGTTGTAAAAGGCGGAAGGATAAGCAAAGGGCAGGGTCTTATTGCCAAGGCTTTAAATATCAAGCCCATTATCGAATTTGCAGGCGAAGGCCATGTGTGCACAGTTTCCAAGTCTTTCGGCCGTAAACTGCAGGAAAAAGCTTTTATCAGACTTATAAGTGAAGCTCTTCAAGGTAAGAGCAATTTGCGTTATGCAATAACCCATGCTGATGCACCGGAAAAAGCTGAAAGAATTGCTGCTATTATGAAACAAAAATACGGTGTTGATCCTGTTTTCATCGGTGCAGCCTCTCCTGTTATCGGTTTGCACAGCGGTCCGGGAGCATGCGCCGTAGCTTTTCTTGCTGACAATTAA
- a CDS encoding efflux RND transporter periplasmic adaptor subunit yields MALIHLSKSLKRFCHIIHIALILTTMIAIQGCGDKEPPRKIPPAPVTIAKSVKKITPYYITAIGTVKAINAITIRAKVTGYLSKVAIANGEYVTEGQQLFTMDPSSFEASIRQYKAELASDTTKYEKAEKDYNRYRDLVRRQVVSAEQFEQKRLEMKTASDSISVTKSKLANAQNDLQYCFIKSPIDGLAGYLNITAGNLIEENKDKLVTINQISPIAVDFYLPQKYLADVQKYAANSTLTVLAINEGIITPDNGTLTFIDNNVDTNTGTVWMQATFPNAAHSLWPGNYVDIMLKLFEEDVVQIPMQATCDSPNGKFVWVMNQNKTVDMQPIQVDRRSGKIDIVTSGLNGGETIITDGQLRLFPGAVIKVKGSKTNSTGAGE; encoded by the coding sequence ATGGCTTTAATCCATTTATCAAAATCGCTAAAAAGATTCTGTCATATCATTCACATAGCTCTGATACTTACCACAATGATCGCAATACAAGGGTGCGGAGACAAAGAACCTCCGAGAAAGATTCCCCCTGCTCCGGTAACAATCGCTAAATCTGTAAAAAAAATAACTCCTTACTATATAACTGCAATCGGCACGGTTAAGGCTATCAACGCCATTACCATTCGGGCAAAGGTTACCGGATATTTAAGCAAGGTGGCGATTGCTAATGGTGAGTATGTTACAGAAGGCCAGCAATTATTCACAATGGACCCTTCTTCATTTGAAGCAAGTATACGCCAGTATAAAGCAGAGTTAGCTTCAGACACTACAAAATATGAAAAAGCGGAAAAGGACTACAATCGCTACCGTGACCTTGTAAGACGACAAGTTGTAAGTGCTGAACAGTTTGAACAAAAACGGCTTGAAATGAAAACGGCAAGCGACTCAATCTCCGTAACAAAATCCAAACTTGCAAATGCTCAAAATGATTTACAATATTGTTTTATAAAATCACCGATTGACGGACTGGCAGGTTACCTGAACATTACAGCTGGCAACCTGATTGAAGAGAATAAAGATAAACTTGTAACCATTAACCAGATTTCGCCGATAGCCGTTGATTTCTATCTTCCGCAAAAATATTTAGCTGACGTTCAAAAATATGCAGCTAACAGCACACTCACAGTACTGGCTATCAATGAAGGAATTATTACTCCTGACAACGGCACGTTAACATTTATTGATAATAACGTTGACACCAATACCGGAACAGTCTGGATGCAAGCGACTTTCCCGAACGCAGCCCATTCGCTCTGGCCAGGTAACTACGTTGATATAATGCTGAAGCTGTTTGAAGAAGATGTAGTCCAAATCCCTATGCAGGCAACATGCGACAGCCCTAACGGTAAATTTGTCTGGGTAATGAATCAAAACAAAACGGTTGATATGCAACCTATCCAAGTTGACCGCAGATCCGGTAAAATAGATATTGTGACCTCAGGCCTTAACGGCGGTGAAACAATTATCACCGACGGCCAGCTTAGACTCTTCCCCGGAGCCGTTATTAAAGTAAAAGGCAGCAAGACAAATTCTACCGGAGCCGGTGAATAG
- a CDS encoding efflux RND transporter permease subunit — MNVTELFIKRPVMTALVVIAMVFFGIVGYFKLPVSYLPAVEFPTLQVTATLPGASPSTMASSVATPLEKQFTSMPGLRSMSSVNSLGKTLITLQFDLDRDIDGGASDTQAAISRASGDLPSDLPQQPYYEKVNPADDPILYMALWSDSMPLYKVNEYVTTFLTDSISMVNGVSKVVIYGEAKLAVRVRIDPEKLAARGINMDTVRQAVAEQNVKEPVGTLDNKLQSVTVEATGQLKTAEEFLPMIFESKDGRTVRLSDVGTVVNSIKSDKSGSWVNGKRAIIIAIQKQPGSNTIQVCQTILGMLPTIRQQIPAGIDMTVLYDRSIPIKDAVDDVQVTLLLAVFFVICVIFFFLRNISATLIAAVAVPVSIIFTFAIMYVLGYSLDTLSLLALTLSVGFVVDDAVVMIENVVRHLEMGKKPYYAALEGAKQITFTIVSMTLSLSVVFIPLMYMSGIIGRILHEFAMTITVAILASGVVSLTLTPMLASRLLKPGSKLSESDKFNDFLLSNYERSLHFVMRHRRMTMVFAGIILLATIHFFMAIPKGFLPTDDMSYCQGFAQSKQGISYNSMKEHILALEPILEADENIKHVIVVAGVPVLNQGYIFPMLVEPNERKMTADEVARSLMQKLNQDPGIMVWIQNPPMIRLTAKTTKNLYQYTIQAPDQVELFEIAPKFEMALHKIPFLTGLNSDLLDNNPELWVKIDRDKASYYGVTAHDIENTLNSAYSERKVSTIYGDTDQYWVILEVLPYNKKDPRDLKKLYIANKDGQLVRLDNIATFDEKPGPMQVNHTGMLPSVTYSFNIAPGFSLSDATTAINELALETLPDTVVSNFEGTADEFQKSMSSVFFLLIIAIFIIFIILGILYESWIHPITIISGLPSAAIGGLLTLTLFGKDLDLFGIVGIIMLIGIVKKNAIMVVDFALEAEETDKLSPQDAAIKGSLERFRPIMMTTVAAIAGAMPIALGLGAGAQARQPMGLAIVGGLILSQIVTLYLTPVVYTYMDTLQKWLYERGRAKRDLLGIPHKHDD, encoded by the coding sequence ATGAATGTAACAGAACTGTTTATTAAACGCCCGGTTATGACCGCCCTTGTGGTCATTGCCATGGTTTTTTTTGGAATTGTCGGGTATTTTAAATTACCTGTAAGTTATCTTCCTGCGGTTGAATTTCCTACGCTTCAAGTCACGGCAACACTTCCCGGGGCAAGCCCTTCAACAATGGCTTCATCCGTAGCGACTCCGCTTGAAAAGCAGTTTACATCAATGCCCGGCCTCCGAAGTATGAGTTCTGTCAACTCACTCGGAAAAACCCTTATTACTCTACAGTTTGATTTAGACAGGGATATTGACGGCGGAGCATCAGACACTCAGGCCGCAATATCACGCGCCAGCGGAGACCTTCCGTCCGACCTGCCGCAGCAGCCTTATTATGAAAAAGTAAATCCCGCCGACGATCCGATTCTCTACATGGCTCTATGGTCAGACTCTATGCCGCTTTATAAAGTAAATGAATATGTTACAACCTTCCTGACCGACAGTATATCGATGGTCAACGGAGTATCTAAAGTTGTCATTTACGGTGAAGCGAAACTTGCTGTAAGGGTTAGAATTGACCCTGAAAAACTTGCGGCCCGCGGCATTAATATGGACACAGTCCGTCAAGCTGTTGCCGAGCAGAACGTAAAAGAGCCTGTAGGAACACTAGACAATAAACTCCAGTCCGTAACAGTTGAAGCAACAGGACAGTTAAAAACTGCCGAAGAATTTTTACCGATGATTTTTGAATCAAAGGACGGCAGAACAGTACGTCTTTCAGATGTAGGGACGGTAGTAAACTCTATTAAAAGTGACAAATCCGGATCATGGGTTAACGGTAAGCGGGCAATTATTATTGCTATTCAAAAACAGCCCGGATCAAATACGATTCAGGTCTGCCAGACTATTTTGGGTATGCTTCCTACAATTCGCCAGCAGATTCCAGCCGGAATCGATATGACAGTTTTATATGACCGCTCTATCCCTATTAAAGATGCGGTTGATGATGTTCAGGTTACACTCCTGCTGGCTGTTTTCTTTGTTATCTGCGTTATTTTCTTCTTCCTCAGAAACATATCCGCAACACTGATTGCGGCGGTTGCTGTTCCTGTATCTATTATTTTTACCTTCGCAATTATGTATGTGCTGGGGTATTCGCTGGATACGCTGTCGCTGCTCGCGCTAACGCTCTCGGTCGGATTTGTTGTGGATGATGCGGTGGTCATGATCGAAAACGTCGTCCGCCATTTGGAAATGGGCAAAAAGCCGTACTACGCAGCTCTTGAAGGAGCCAAGCAGATAACCTTCACCATCGTTTCGATGACCTTGTCATTATCGGTTGTTTTTATTCCGCTGATGTATATGTCCGGGATTATCGGCCGAATTCTGCATGAATTTGCCATGACCATTACCGTTGCCATCCTTGCCTCCGGTGTTGTTTCACTGACTTTAACGCCTATGCTGGCAAGCAGGCTTCTTAAACCGGGAAGTAAGCTTTCTGAATCTGACAAGTTCAATGATTTTTTACTGAGCAATTATGAGCGGTCTCTCCATTTTGTAATGCGCCATCGCCGTATGACTATGGTCTTCGCTGGGATCATTCTACTGGCAACTATTCACTTTTTTATGGCCATTCCAAAAGGTTTTCTCCCTACAGACGATATGAGTTACTGTCAGGGATTTGCGCAAAGTAAACAGGGCATTTCATATAATTCCATGAAGGAACATATTTTAGCCCTTGAGCCGATACTTGAAGCTGATGAAAACATTAAACATGTCATCGTCGTTGCAGGGGTTCCGGTCCTTAATCAGGGATACATTTTCCCGATGCTTGTTGAACCGAATGAACGTAAAATGACAGCGGACGAAGTTGCGCGTTCTTTAATGCAAAAGCTCAACCAAGATCCGGGAATCATGGTCTGGATTCAGAATCCTCCAATGATCAGACTTACGGCTAAAACTACAAAAAATTTATACCAGTATACTATTCAGGCCCCGGATCAGGTTGAACTATTCGAAATAGCACCTAAATTTGAAATGGCTCTGCATAAAATTCCATTCCTGACCGGACTCAACTCAGACCTTCTGGATAACAACCCAGAACTATGGGTGAAAATAGACAGAGATAAAGCCTCGTACTACGGAGTTACTGCTCACGACATCGAAAACACCCTTAATTCAGCGTATTCAGAGCGGAAAGTCTCCACAATTTACGGAGACACAGACCAGTACTGGGTTATTCTGGAAGTTCTACCATACAATAAAAAAGATCCTAGAGACCTCAAAAAATTATATATTGCCAACAAAGACGGACAACTGGTTCGGCTTGATAACATTGCCACTTTTGATGAAAAACCTGGACCGATGCAGGTTAACCATACCGGTATGCTGCCATCTGTAACCTATTCATTTAATATTGCTCCCGGATTTTCGTTAAGTGATGCAACTACGGCAATCAACGAACTTGCACTTGAGACTTTGCCTGACACGGTAGTTTCAAACTTTGAAGGAACAGCTGATGAATTCCAGAAATCAATGAGTAGCGTATTCTTCCTGTTGATCATTGCGATATTCATCATCTTCATAATCCTCGGTATTCTGTATGAAAGCTGGATACACCCGATCACGATTATCTCAGGTCTTCCTTCAGCCGCCATCGGTGGACTTTTAACACTGACTTTATTCGGCAAAGACCTCGACCTTTTCGGAATCGTCGGTATCATCATGCTGATCGGTATTGTTAAGAAAAACGCTATTATGGTTGTCGACTTTGCACTTGAAGCGGAAGAAACGGATAAACTCAGCCCTCAAGACGCCGCAATTAAAGGTTCACTGGAAAGGTTCAGACCGATCATGATGACAACAGTTGCGGCAATCGCAGGTGCCATGCCTATTGCTCTCGGGCTTGGCGCAGGTGCGCAGGCCAGACAGCCTATGGGGCTTGCAATCGTCGGCGGACTGATACTTTCACAAATTGTTACGTTATACCTGACTCCGGTCGTTTATACTTATATGGATACTCTCCAGAAGTGGCTGTATGAACGCGGCAGAGCTAAGCGTGATCTTTTAGGAATTCCGCATAAACATGATGATTAA
- a CDS encoding PEP/pyruvate-binding domain-containing protein, producing MENKSMFTDDKGRKFSLYYDLMQVKVREILLISSPYDAWVMEEDSKLSERIVSEYRGLNLSRPPRLTWVSNIDEALEILGQYSFDLVIIMPHLSNMDCFDMGLRIKDKVPGISVAMLSHRQVDVDEGDALGGVDIQFVWSGDAELLVAMVKNLEDLLNVEHDTKAVGIRVIIVVEDSPRYLASFLPILYKELVRQTQALLEEGLNSEHRLLTMRARPKILTAQNYEEALKLIKKYGPYILGVISDVRFPRDGKLNGSAGVDLLKDIKAHREDIPLLLASNEPANKSRAEDIPAYFVDKNSPDLMSEVRRFVTEHLGFGDFIFRDLDGNEIARASSLYSLEKILRNIPQDIFLRHCEKNDFSRWFYARTEIRLANKLRPLKDKDFPTIEAHRQFMLSLIAARRTRRQQGVIVSFNPKDFDPQTEFLKIGSGSLGGKARGLAFICSMLNRNPWMHEKHSDIVISTPKTLTIGTSGFDDFMEMNNLSYLASADVEDEQVTQIFSDAFFPGWIEAQLWAYLTEVKYPLSVRSSSLLEDAQYQAYAGLYSTYMIPNDHPDLENRLAQLVEAIKLVWASTYYKAPKSFSLRVNQRTDEEKMAVIIQHVAGQQYGDYFFPAISGVGQSYNYYPFGKMKPEDGVATIAMGIGKSVVDGEQCIRFSPRYPKILPQCPTLAASLKNAQTRFYGLKMNRGEDLNIHDDANLERLNIADFEDIAPVQMLASTYLPEEGRIRDTAAVPGPKVILFAPVLKHKSIPLASVLKDVLLIAEKGMGGPVEVEFCINMYDDGRKPEFNLLQLRPMSARADLNQVYITDEDLKNAVCISSHALGNAEKNDIEDILIVRPDTFDVAKTREIAIEISKMNGKLVGQNRRYILSGPGRWGSADHWLGIPVEWPDISGVSAIIETSTETLKVEPSQGSHFFHNITTLGINYLMVSDKEDNFMDWEWFAKQPIVEEGEFVSHFRVPAPILLKVDGRNSQGVILPANGSCDYCLINE from the coding sequence ATGGAAAACAAATCGATGTTTACTGACGATAAGGGACGAAAATTCAGTCTTTATTATGACCTTATGCAAGTAAAAGTCAGAGAGATTCTTTTGATTTCCAGTCCATATGACGCTTGGGTTATGGAGGAAGACAGTAAACTTTCTGAAAGAATAGTAAGCGAATATCGGGGGCTTAACCTCAGCCGACCGCCGCGACTTACATGGGTTTCAAATATTGATGAAGCTCTTGAAATTTTGGGACAGTATAGTTTTGATTTAGTCATCATAATGCCTCATCTTTCAAATATGGATTGTTTTGATATGGGGCTTAGAATTAAGGATAAAGTCCCGGGTATTTCAGTTGCAATGCTTAGCCACAGGCAGGTAGATGTTGATGAAGGTGATGCTTTAGGCGGAGTGGATATTCAGTTCGTCTGGTCAGGAGATGCGGAACTGCTGGTCGCAATGGTCAAGAATCTTGAGGATTTGCTTAACGTTGAGCATGATACTAAGGCTGTCGGAATCAGGGTAATTATAGTTGTTGAAGATTCCCCGCGTTATTTAGCTTCCTTTCTTCCTATTTTATATAAAGAACTTGTCCGGCAGACTCAGGCACTTCTTGAAGAAGGATTAAATTCCGAGCATCGTCTTTTGACCATGCGCGCCCGCCCGAAAATCCTGACCGCGCAGAATTATGAAGAAGCTTTAAAGCTTATTAAAAAATATGGACCGTATATCTTAGGTGTAATTTCTGATGTGCGTTTTCCCAGAGACGGTAAGCTTAATGGTAGCGCAGGTGTTGATTTGTTAAAGGATATTAAAGCGCATCGGGAAGATATTCCGCTCCTTCTTGCCAGTAATGAACCCGCAAACAAGTCCAGAGCTGAAGATATTCCAGCCTATTTTGTTGATAAAAACTCTCCTGATTTAATGTCGGAAGTGCGACGTTTTGTGACTGAACATCTCGGGTTCGGAGATTTTATTTTTAGAGATCTTGATGGAAACGAGATAGCCAGAGCTTCCAGTTTATATTCACTGGAAAAAATTCTTCGCAATATCCCGCAAGATATTTTTTTAAGACATTGCGAAAAGAATGACTTCTCGCGCTGGTTTTATGCGCGAACTGAAATCAGACTTGCCAATAAGTTAAGGCCGCTGAAGGATAAAGATTTTCCTACTATTGAAGCGCATCGCCAGTTTATGCTCTCGCTTATTGCCGCGCGCCGTACACGCCGGCAGCAGGGCGTGATTGTTTCATTTAATCCAAAGGATTTTGATCCGCAGACAGAGTTTTTGAAAATCGGTTCCGGTTCACTAGGCGGCAAGGCCAGGGGGCTGGCTTTCATCTGCTCCATGCTGAATCGTAATCCGTGGATGCATGAAAAGCATTCCGATATAGTAATATCCACGCCTAAAACTCTGACTATCGGCACTTCGGGATTTGATGATTTTATGGAGATGAATAATCTGTCTTATCTCGCTTCGGCAGATGTTGAAGATGAGCAGGTCACGCAGATATTTTCAGATGCCTTTTTCCCCGGATGGATTGAAGCGCAACTCTGGGCCTATTTAACGGAAGTGAAATATCCGCTTTCCGTGCGGTCTTCCAGCCTTCTTGAAGATGCTCAGTATCAAGCGTACGCAGGGCTTTACAGTACCTATATGATACCTAACGATCATCCTGATCTTGAAAACCGCCTTGCACAACTGGTCGAAGCTATTAAGCTCGTATGGGCTTCAACCTATTATAAGGCTCCCAAGTCATTTTCGCTGCGGGTTAATCAGCGCACCGATGAAGAAAAAATGGCAGTAATTATTCAGCACGTTGCAGGTCAGCAATACGGCGATTATTTTTTCCCTGCTATTTCCGGAGTGGGGCAATCCTACAATTATTATCCATTTGGAAAAATGAAGCCTGAAGACGGTGTTGCAACTATCGCCATGGGGATTGGCAAGTCTGTTGTCGACGGTGAGCAGTGCATAAGATTCTCACCGAGATATCCTAAAATACTTCCGCAATGTCCGACACTTGCCGCTTCTCTTAAAAATGCTCAGACTCGTTTTTACGGGCTCAAAATGAATAGGGGAGAAGATCTCAATATTCATGACGATGCAAATTTAGAAAGATTAAATATTGCTGATTTTGAAGATATTGCACCTGTTCAGATGCTTGCTTCAACCTATCTACCCGAAGAGGGCAGAATAAGGGATACCGCAGCCGTTCCGGGGCCGAAAGTTATTTTATTTGCGCCTGTTTTAAAGCATAAATCAATACCTCTTGCATCTGTTTTGAAAGATGTACTTCTTATTGCTGAAAAAGGTATGGGCGGTCCGGTTGAAGTGGAATTCTGTATTAATATGTATGACGACGGGCGCAAACCGGAATTCAATCTTCTTCAATTAAGACCTATGAGTGCCAGAGCGGATTTAAATCAGGTTTATATCACAGATGAAGATTTGAAAAACGCAGTATGTATTTCAAGTCACGCTTTGGGAAATGCTGAAAAAAATGATATTGAAGATATACTGATAGTTCGTCCAGATACATTTGATGTTGCGAAAACTCGCGAAATTGCGATTGAAATTTCTAAGATGAATGGAAAACTTGTGGGGCAGAACCGTAGATATATCCTTTCCGGACCGGGAAGATGGGGCTCCGCTGATCACTGGCTCGGTATTCCCGTTGAGTGGCCTGATATTTCAGGTGTTTCTGCAATCATCGAAACGTCTACGGAAACGCTCAAGGTGGAACCTTCGCAGGGATCTCATTTTTTCCATAATATAACAACACTTGGAATTAATTATCTAATGGTTTCGGATAAGGAAGATAATTTCATGGACTGGGAGTGGTTTGCAAAACAACCAATCGTTGAAGAAGGAGAGTTTGTCAGCCACTTTAGAGTTCCTGCGCCGATACTTCTTAAAGTGGACGGCAGAAATTCACAAGGGGTCATCCTTCCGGCAAACGGGAGTTGCGATTACTGTTTGATTAATGAGTGA
- the gdhA gene encoding NADP-specific glutamate dehydrogenase: MDILELIKNRDPNEREFHQAVSEVLLSIKPVLDRNPEYRSACILERIVEPERVIMFRVPWVDDDGDVHVNRGFRIEMNSAIGPYKGGLRFHPSVNLGILKFLAFEQVFKNSLTSLPMGGGKGGSDFDPKGKTDMEVMRFCQSFMMELCRHIGPDTDVPAGDIGVGAREIGYLFGMYKKIRNEFTGVLTGKGLNWGGSLIRPEATGYGAVYFAAEMLATKNKTFEGTTSLVSGSGNVAQFAMEKLVELGSKPVTFSDSSGYIYDERGVDREKLDYIMNLKNVRRGRVREYADKYPEAVYTPVNPDSDFNPLWNHKADCAFPCATQNEINGKDAANIIANGIKVLSEGANMPTTPDGIDLFLDGGLLYAPGKAANAGGVSVSGLEMSQNSMRHGWSREEVDQKLKTIMKNIHKNCMETAEQYGTPFNYMNGANIAGFVKVADAMLDQGIV; the protein is encoded by the coding sequence ATGGATATACTGGAATTGATTAAAAACAGAGATCCTAATGAAAGAGAATTTCATCAGGCTGTAAGTGAAGTGCTGTTGTCGATTAAGCCTGTTCTTGATCGAAATCCTGAGTATCGCAGTGCATGTATTCTTGAGCGCATTGTTGAGCCTGAACGAGTAATCATGTTCCGCGTTCCCTGGGTTGATGATGACGGTGATGTTCATGTAAACCGCGGGTTCAGAATTGAGATGAACAGTGCAATAGGACCATATAAAGGCGGGCTTAGATTTCATCCTTCAGTCAATCTCGGTATCCTGAAGTTTCTTGCATTTGAGCAGGTTTTTAAAAATTCGCTCACTTCTTTACCAATGGGCGGTGGTAAAGGTGGATCTGACTTTGATCCCAAGGGTAAAACGGATATGGAGGTCATGCGCTTTTGCCAGAGTTTTATGATGGAACTGTGCCGCCATATCGGCCCTGATACTGATGTTCCGGCAGGGGATATCGGAGTCGGTGCTCGCGAGATAGGTTATCTTTTCGGTATGTATAAAAAAATCCGTAATGAGTTCACCGGAGTTTTAACCGGTAAAGGGTTGAATTGGGGCGGAAGTTTGATTCGCCCTGAAGCAACGGGTTACGGAGCTGTATATTTTGCAGCGGAAATGCTTGCGACTAAAAATAAAACTTTTGAAGGAACTACAAGCCTTGTTTCCGGGTCTGGCAACGTTGCCCAGTTTGCTATGGAAAAGTTAGTTGAACTTGGAAGTAAACCCGTAACCTTCTCAGATTCATCCGGTTATATTTATGATGAAAGAGGTGTTGACCGCGAAAAGCTTGATTACATCATGAATCTTAAAAATGTGCGGCGCGGACGGGTCCGTGAATATGCCGATAAATATCCGGAAGCTGTCTATACTCCGGTGAATCCTGACTCAGATTTTAATCCTCTTTGGAATCATAAAGCAGATTGTGCTTTCCCGTGTGCTACTCAAAATGAAATCAATGGGAAGGACGCCGCAAATATTATAGCAAACGGTATAAAAGTTCTTTCTGAAGGGGCTAATATGCCTACAACCCCTGACGGTATAGATTTATTTCTTGATGGTGGTTTGCTTTACGCTCCCGGTAAGGCCGCCAATGCCGGAGGGGTTTCAGTTTCAGGGCTGGAAATGAGCCAGAATAGTATGCGGCACGGCTGGTCAAGAGAAGAAGTGGACCAAAAACTTAAGACTATCATGAAAAATATTCATAAAAATTGTATGGAAACCGCGGAACAATACGGGACTCCGTTTAACTATATGAACGGTGCCAATATTGCCGGTTTTGTAAAGGTTGCGGATGCAATGCTTGATCAGGGTATTGTATAG
- a CDS encoding type I restriction enzyme HsdR N-terminal domain-containing protein, translating to MHEISMGGTLRDYLSGEEIDETTYEEFRQALAKILVEEHGYPKDSLKAKVDLCFNIDGEEMCRTIDLVVYDPEGLPILMVMFCAGDVGSYEREAVCAGKLFQGGPVPYVVITDSMDAFLLDAISGDTLAHGMRSVPDYKKLLAMVEGYKREPLPAERRTKIERIFYTYTGFLQGTCCSETCSLPPVRKIELNKIPKGKTLKKHNI from the coding sequence ATGCACGAAATCAGTATGGGCGGAACTCTTCGGGATTACCTGAGCGGAGAGGAAATAGACGAGACTACTTATGAAGAGTTCAGGCAGGCCTTAGCAAAGATTTTAGTTGAAGAGCACGGTTATCCTAAGGATTCATTAAAAGCTAAAGTAGATCTATGTTTTAATATTGACGGCGAAGAAATGTGCCGCACTATTGATTTGGTTGTATATGATCCAGAAGGTCTTCCTATCCTTATGGTGATGTTCTGCGCCGGAGATGTCGGAAGCTATGAAAGGGAAGCCGTCTGCGCCGGAAAGCTTTTTCAGGGGGGACCGGTTCCTTACGTGGTCATAACGGATTCAATGGATGCTTTTCTGCTTGATGCTATTTCCGGTGATACACTTGCTCATGGCATGAGATCTGTTCCGGATTACAAGAAGCTTCTTGCAATGGTTGAAGGTTATAAAAGAGAACCTCTGCCGGCAGAAAGACGGACTAAGATCGAAAGAATTTTTTATACATATACCGGTTTTCTGCAGGGTACATGTTGCAGCGAAACTTGCTCACTACCTCCGGTCAGGAAGATTGAATTGAATAAAATTCCTAAAGGTAAAACTCTGAAGAAACACAATATATAA